Proteins co-encoded in one Candidatus Izemoplasmatales bacterium genomic window:
- a CDS encoding M3 family oligoendopeptidase, whose product MKTLLTDRLVLRDWTLADAADLFAYASTPTVGPAAGWAPHGDLAESERIIRHFIEAADVWAIEERATGRVVGSVGLHPRSKLADAPVAELGYVLSPEREGRGYMTEACQAVLEHAFRDRGLPEVYVAHFVGNDKSRRVIARLGFRPAGDILYETTACGPMRSVRYRMTRTEYDDIRRKRNMVKWNLEKLYKGFEDPAFTEDLKRLDLAVARTNGLASSFVGYETPAKTIEDYLAASVELASVADRLFAFASLTEAVETTNQTAVKHLNALRMKVTETTGTDTRFRKWLAKMPAFESVLAGASTRVKEHGFMLREIVENGKYDLDEKTETLVAKLRQSGSIAWDRLQSLLTATVAVKYEDREITLSQVRNLAYDKNPEVRRKAYFAELEAYRAIEKPVAFALNGIKGEVNTLCEERGYASPLDQALAASRMSRKTLEAMLQAMTESLPVFRRYLRRKGTLLGHPNGLPFYDLFAPMGGVDSTYTIPEANAYVLKNFRTFNARLAGMAERAFAEGWIDYTPRPGKVGGAFCSNIHAIGESRVMTNFEGAFGDIITMAHELGHAYHGECIFGESILNSNYTMPVAETASTFAETIVNKAALRDAKTREEKIFLLESSIQDYTQVIVDIMSRFYFESAVFDGRKATVFDENELKEMMLDAQRKTYGDGLDPDLLHPYMWLCKGHYYSGSLSFYNFPYAFGLLFAKGLYARYLEDKAAFVAIYDDLLAATGRSTVEETAAIAGVNAGDPAFWRQSLALLAEDIEEFLRLTE is encoded by the coding sequence GTGAAGACGCTTCTCACGGATCGTCTCGTCCTCCGGGACTGGACCCTCGCGGACGCGGCCGACCTCTTCGCCTACGCCTCGACGCCGACGGTCGGCCCCGCGGCCGGCTGGGCGCCCCACGGCGACCTCGCCGAGTCGGAGCGGATCATCCGGCATTTCATCGAGGCGGCCGACGTCTGGGCGATCGAGGAACGCGCGACCGGCCGGGTCGTCGGCTCCGTCGGGCTGCATCCGCGCTCGAAGCTTGCGGATGCGCCGGTCGCCGAACTCGGCTACGTGCTGTCCCCGGAACGCGAAGGCAGGGGGTACATGACCGAAGCCTGCCAGGCGGTGCTCGAGCACGCCTTCCGCGACCGCGGGCTGCCCGAAGTCTACGTCGCCCACTTCGTCGGAAACGACAAGTCCCGCCGCGTGATCGCGCGGCTCGGGTTCAGGCCGGCGGGCGACATCCTCTACGAAACGACGGCCTGCGGGCCGATGCGCTCGGTCCGGTATCGGATGACGCGCACCGAATACGATGACATCAGGAGGAAGAGAAACATGGTCAAGTGGAATCTGGAAAAGCTCTACAAGGGATTCGAGGATCCGGCCTTCACGGAAGATCTGAAACGCCTCGATCTGGCGGTCGCCCGGACCAACGGACTCGCATCATCGTTCGTCGGTTACGAAACCCCGGCGAAGACGATCGAGGACTACCTCGCGGCGTCGGTCGAACTCGCGTCCGTCGCCGACCGGCTCTTCGCGTTCGCCTCGCTCACGGAAGCCGTGGAGACGACGAACCAGACCGCCGTCAAGCACCTGAACGCGCTCCGCATGAAGGTCACCGAAACGACCGGGACCGACACCCGCTTCCGCAAGTGGCTTGCGAAGATGCCGGCGTTCGAATCCGTCCTCGCGGGTGCTTCGACGCGCGTGAAGGAACACGGATTCATGCTCCGCGAAATCGTCGAAAACGGCAAGTACGACCTCGACGAGAAGACCGAGACGCTCGTGGCGAAGCTTCGCCAATCCGGTTCGATCGCCTGGGATCGGCTCCAGTCGCTCCTCACCGCGACGGTCGCGGTGAAGTACGAGGACCGCGAGATCACCCTCTCGCAGGTCCGCAACCTCGCCTACGACAAGAATCCCGAGGTCCGTCGCAAGGCCTATTTCGCCGAACTCGAAGCCTACAGGGCGATCGAGAAGCCGGTGGCGTTCGCGCTCAACGGCATCAAGGGCGAGGTCAACACGCTCTGCGAGGAACGCGGATACGCCTCGCCGCTCGACCAGGCGCTCGCGGCTTCGCGCATGAGCCGCAAGACGCTCGAGGCGATGCTTCAGGCGATGACGGAGTCGCTGCCGGTCTTCCGTCGCTACCTCCGCCGCAAGGGGACGCTGCTCGGGCATCCGAACGGCCTTCCCTTCTACGACCTGTTCGCCCCGATGGGCGGCGTCGATTCGACCTACACGATCCCCGAGGCCAACGCCTACGTGCTCAAGAACTTCCGGACCTTCAACGCCCGGCTCGCGGGGATGGCCGAGCGGGCCTTCGCCGAAGGCTGGATCGACTACACCCCGCGTCCCGGGAAGGTCGGCGGCGCGTTCTGCTCGAACATCCACGCGATCGGCGAGAGCCGCGTCATGACCAACTTCGAAGGCGCGTTCGGCGACATCATCACGATGGCGCACGAACTCGGCCACGCCTATCACGGCGAATGCATCTTCGGCGAATCGATCCTCAATTCGAACTATACGATGCCGGTCGCCGAGACGGCATCGACGTTCGCCGAGACGATCGTGAACAAGGCCGCGCTCCGGGACGCGAAGACCCGGGAGGAGAAGATCTTCCTGCTCGAATCGTCGATCCAGGACTACACCCAGGTGATCGTCGACATCATGAGCCGCTTCTATTTCGAAAGCGCCGTGTTCGACGGACGCAAGGCTACCGTCTTCGACGAGAACGAACTCAAGGAGATGATGCTCGACGCGCAGCGGAAGACCTATGGCGACGGCCTCGATCCCGACCTCCTGCATCCCTACATGTGGCTCTGCAAGGGCCATTACTACAGCGGCTCGCTCTCCTTCTACAACTTCCCGTACGCCTTCGGACTCCTGTTCGCCAAGGGGCTCTACGCCCGCTACCTGGAGGACAAGGCCGCATTCGTCGCGATCTACGACGACCTCCTCGCCGCAACCGGCCGCTCGACCGTCGAGGAGACGGCCGCGATCGCCGGCGTCAACGCCGGCGACCCCGCCTTCTGGCGCCAGTCGCTAGCCCTCCTCGCGGAGGACATCGAGGAGTTCCTCCGCCTCACGGAGTGA